The following are encoded in a window of Cyprinus carpio isolate SPL01 chromosome B18, ASM1834038v1, whole genome shotgun sequence genomic DNA:
- the LOC109110128 gene encoding synaptotagmin-2-like, whose translation MEVHYEELSHRLSPGTSCTNLGSSLDLASMADLEEENIQGSLRFSLFYDQLQSKLVVTVLDAQDLAVRDFSHNVDPFVWVRLLWAEREDEEQSSMQCVLDEWQTTLRKKSCSPVFGDQFSCTLAEEEVPRVTVRFEVRDYDKYSRHGILGEARAPLNSLKLSYPLELREDLQVPKKDMVGEALLSLKYMPTSQRLEVGVLKIRTVCHPNKTERALYAKTSITSNHCKLRHQRTKQKKRWEVTVFNEVLTFVLPDQQIRECTIIVSVYEIQPSNKSSKHLIGHIHIKKDKTFENEHWKLMMQSLRQPIAKWHFIFI comes from the exons ATGGAGGTTCATTATGAGGAACTGAGCCACCGACTGTCCCCTGGCACCTCTTGCACTAACCTGGGCAGTAGTTTAGATCTAGCTAGCATGGCAGATCTGGAAGAGGAGAACATCCAGGGATCTCTGCGCTTTTCACTGTTCTACGATCAGCTGCAGTCCAAACTGGTGGTGACGGTACTGGACGCCCAGGATCTAGCTGTGCGAGACTTCAGTCATAACGTGGACCCGTTTGTTTGGGTGCGGTTGCTGTGGGCAGAAAGAGAGGATGAGGAGCAGAGTTCAATGCAGTGTGTTCTGGATGAATGGCAGACAACTCTAAGGAAAAAGAGCTGCAGTCCTGTGTTTGGAGATCAGTTCTCTTGCACCCTGGCTGAGGAGGAAGTACCAAGAGTCACTGTTAGATTTGAG GTTCGGGATTATGATAAATACTCAAGACATGGAATTCTAGGAGAGGCCCGTGCTCCTCTGAACAGTCTGAAGCTCTCATATCCCCTAGAGTTAAGAGAGGATCTGCAAGTACCCAAGAAA GATATGGTTGGTGAGGCACTGCTCTCTCTGAAATACATGCCTACATCTCAGAGGCTAGAGGTGGGGGTGTTGAAGATCCGCACAGTATGTCATCCCAATAAGACTGAAAGAG CTCTCTATGCCAAAACCAGCATTACCAGCAACCACTGCAAACTACGACATCAGAGGACAAAACAGAAGAAGCGTTGGGAGGTGACTGTGTTCAATGAGGTCCTGACCTTTGTGTTGCCAGATCAACAGATCAGAGAGTGCACCATTATAGTGTCTGTTTATGAAATTCAGCCTTCTAACAAGTCTTCCAAACATTTGATTGGTCACATCCACATCAAAAAGGACAAAACCTTTGAAAATGAGCACTGGAAACTGATGATGCAATCACTACGACAGCCAATCGCTAAGTGGCATTTCATCTTCATCTGA